The segment tgggagatacaggatgggaaaaacacaatataataatgaaattaaaCTATAGGAAATaacttgtttttattcatcaaaaatattacatattattacataacataatatgtcacatgaccagcatcttcatcatgtcaaaaaggttAGCTGATGACGATATCATAAATTTCGTTGACTAAAACAACACTAGTGGGAGTGTCTGGTTTGGGGCTCCATGAGTGCTGAGCATGAGTGCCAACAGGTATTGTGACATACAAGATCCACTCTCTTCAGAAACCGAGCCGCATTGCTGTATTCCAACATGATAAGACCTAAACTCTACCGAGTATCTGTGGGTCATTCTCAAACAGAAGTTGGATCAGGGCAAGGTCCCTAACATCTACCAGCTCTGTCATGTCATCATGGAGAAATGGAAGAGCATTCCAGTGGCAACTCTAGTGAACTCCATGCTATAGTCAAGGCACTGCTGGAAAAGCAGTGCCAATATTTTTGTGGCTGCAGAAAATATTGACCCTTGGgacacaatttggacattttcacacaGGGGTGGGCTCACTCTTGTTGCCAGCGGTTTAGACATTTTGAGGGGACAGAAAATTTACACTTATACAAGTTGTACACTGACTACATTGCatcccaaggaaagatataataaaatatttataaaaatctgAGGGTTTGTGATTACTGTATTTAAACAATAAAGGTCATCATATGTTATTACTTACACAAACACTGTGTTCTCTCAGGACTTGCTGGATCATGCTTGCAAATCTTCAGCACCATGCCATTTGCCTACGCCAGCATGGCCACCTGTGACTACTCCAGCCGCAATGACAAGTCCTACTGGCTGTCCAGCTTAGAGCCAGTACCCATGATGCCTGTAGCGGGGGTAGAAATTGGCCGCTTCATCAGCCGCTGTGTGGTGTGCGAAGCCCCAGCACCCCCTGTGGCGATTCACAGCCAGGACACCCACCTTCCATCTTGCCCTCAGAACTGGAGGAGTCTGTGGGATGGTTATTCTTTTATCATGGTGAGTATGTGTGCATGGGACTAGATTTTATTGCATATATTTGTTCATGTGTGAAGTCAGTCCTTCCAGTCTTTTACGATTTTGCAATTGCACTAAATCCCAcaaaattaattgattgattgattgcatGTTTTCATGAAACTGCATATTTTCAATCCTATTGAATAAGGGAGCGATTCACATGCAATTCACATGGTATTGtttttctcacattttcataaaactCGCCACAAAATCTGTCATTTTGATCACTAAAATCACCCCCAAAATTTTTGAAGTTGTGGGGGCCATTTGTGTGATGACTTTGATAAATAAAAACTCATTGTGTTTGGTTTCTGTTAGCGGCATTTAAGAGGGTGAATTAATTTTTGAATCTTTTATCTGGGTTCTAGAAATATCCCAGATGCATACAACTGATGTGTAaccaattcttttttttgcctctcATCAGAAGCAGATCATAAGAAGGAATTATCATGGTTCCAACTACCTTTTCAAAACACAGTGTACAATGGACTTTATGGTCATTGAAAAGTGTAGCTTGGAAATTGTAGATGTTGCTTTGTGTTTGTTGACTAGCAGACTAAGCAAACCCGTTGAGCCTCCAGTGTTTGTTGCTCAACACTAAAATATGAATCAACATACCTCTACATCCATTTTCATTAATCTGGTTTGTGTAAGATTACTGAATGAATTGATCCATTTAATCATGTAAACATATTAATGACTACCTTTTGGTTGATCTGCATTtgggcatgtttgtgtgtgaactAGCAACCTGCATCAGCAAAGTTTTAATGTTTCACTCTTGTAGCCATCAGGAAATGTTCAGTAACATTTTGGAGAAAAATTGGAGAAAATCTGTTTAGCATCACAAGGACACAGATGTAGACACAGCAGTGTAAAACAGTCTGTTGGTGAGACTTATATCACTGCCAAATCGACTTATCAAATGTTtaacttggtgtgtgtgtgtaccccaGCACACAGGCACTGGTGATGAGGGTGGAGGTCAGTCTCTGACATCATCAGGCAGCTGTCTTCCGAACTTCCGAGCGCAGGCCATTGTGGAGTGCCAGGGACCCAGGGGCACCTGCCACTACTTCTCCAATATCTACAGCTACTGGTTGACTAGTGTGGGTGGTGATGAATTTGAGACAAGCCCCAAGTCAGCCTTACTGAAAACGGCGGAGGAGCACAGACAAATGACCAGCCGCTGCAGAGTCTGCATGAAGGATTAGCCACGTCCATCGCACTGAACATGCACACTGATTGGTCCCATTCGAGGGAAAGATGGATTTCATTGGCTCCAATGGCGGGAAAAGATGAAAGAAGCTGAATTGTCAgcgttttctttttcataaatGCAGCAGAAAGACTATGAACTTGATCCTTTATGTATTTTCATTCAACAATGCCTGGTATATTTACTTGATCaaataacctttgaccttttgtaAACTTAGATTTGTTAAATATTCTTCAGTGTCTGTAACTTGTACTGCTATTCACTGAATcaatagcatttttatttttcctgtcgATTGACAATAAGTCGTGAAGTATTCCATGAGTTTTCCATTCTCCTCTTACAACATCAAATGCTTATCGGCCGGGGAAAAAAACCTGAAACAGTGGACCCTGCTAATTTACAGGTCTGGTGCCACTTTATAGCCCTCTGTCTGCAACCATCACACAGGACCCACTGGAAGCCCAGAATATAATAGGGTGTTCCCTGAGTTATTGAACATTTATTCCACGCTGTGTATGAGTAATGAAAAACATTAACAGATGTTACAGTTCACCGTAATAGTGCACAGCATTTATAACTAACCGCGGTTTGTGTTGATAGTCAAATTAATGCACTGATATCATTTAGATAAACCTCCCCTGTGTTCAGTGCACATCCATAGGTCTCCTGCTTTCTCCATTCCTTCAACTCGCCTGCTGTCTGTGTATTTTATGCCTTCCCCTGAGTGTGGTGCTTATATTACAGCCTATTTTTATTGTATGGAAACCAGCCTGTGTGTAAAACAACCTCTTCATTTAGCGTCAGTCCATTTGCTGGTGTTTGTTTTTAGCGGTTTGTTACAATGAGAGTTTGTGTTGTGtgcctctctcccccctcttaACTTAAGCCATGAAATGGTACTAATACACAGACAGGCGTGGGCCACATACCCAAGATGTGCCACTTATTCAGTGTACAATTAACACAATCCAGTGTCCTTTACTCTACTCTGCAAAGTTTTTAGgcataattatatattataatgtatgtaaatatgtttgCACTGTCAAAAAACAGGAATGCTTTAtatttttactgtaaatgttaagAGTATTTATTTAGCTAGAGATTATTTTTGGTGCTATTTTGAGGAAAACAAAATATGAAAGCACAGTTTccccattgttgtatgtagagACTTTCATCTCCACAATTTCTATGAATCTCTCACCATTATCATTAGCAGGCTctggatgaggaggaagaacacacacacacacacacttacctttAATGCAGCAGTTTATCAAATTTACAGCTACTAAGCATACCTATCTTTGCGCAGTATTTGGTATAGTAATGCCTGCCCTGTTGTCATGTGCCTCTTTATATCCAGTGGCTTGGATGGAGCATTTTAAAAACGTAAAGGCTCCTGTTTGATCTGATTTATTTCCAGTCCCCCCAGTGCTTTGACCAGTGTTGTTTTGTGCAGGGATGGACTCAGtataactttttaaatgtagctGAAGTTAACATTAGGGGTGCGGAGTAGGAGCGTACGTGAGGAGACACTGCTTATAATTATCTATGCTCAGGTGGCATAGAATACAGCAAGAGTGTAGATGTTCCTAGCATCCTTGGCCTGATTTCtaattcttctttcttttttttgtggacGTGTGATTTGTCCTATATCAAGCCTCAGAGCTGCCTCTATCCCCccaagaaacatttacatttacatttacatttacggcatttggcagacgcccttatccagagcgacttacaacgtgctttcaagaaACTATTTCAGTTGTTGGAaactctgtctctttctcctttttcaTTGGGTAACACTGACTAACACAATCATAATTCTCTAAGCACATATCAGTATTCTGAAGAAAACTTTATATGTGGACTGTGTAAAGGAATCAATAAATGCATTGAATTTCTGACTGCTGCATTTGTGCTGTTATTTTCAAGCACTACTGTCAGAGTCAAGTGAGCAGTCAGTCCATCGCTGTGTGAAGACTCAAGAGGAAAAAGCTCATTTGAGAACAGTTGTGGATACACTAAATGCAACCACTGCCAGCCCAGGTTGTTCCCTGGTGTTGGGTATGGCCAAACACCTCCATGCTGTTCCACGCAGTTGTACTTTCTCTGGCCTAACGCTCTGTAGCAAATCTCTGTAGTCGACGCTGGCGAATTTCTTCTAAGTTGGGGTCGGAGGCGACTCTGAACCCATATGTCTGTCTGCCCCCtttagaaaacagaaaaagtcATGTTAAAAACCCTTCAGCCTCTTGTCCTTGCCCTGCTGCAATACATGAGGAGAAAGGTTGGCCTCCAATTTGCTAATTTAATGCACCAGGACAGCCACTAGGTGGCAGCCCGTTCCCAGCCTGTACATCAACTTGGAGGTAGATTTACACTgacaatgtaaaataaaagcctattttgcattaaaaaaacagactgaATATAGACTGAAGTGAACTGTTTCTTAACATGTAATATCATATTTTCCAACAATCCAATCATAATAAGGCATATACAGCACATAAATTCATGCAAACAAGGATATAGAAAAACACTCATTTTATTACAGATGGGAAAAAACTGGGATACTGGATCATCCGGATCATCACAATCTTGGTATTTCAAACATGGAAACACagcatcattatttattattattatcagcatttattattttgccCCACAGATACTTTTCATATGTGCTTGACGAGCATTTAATTCCTCTAGTTACAGCAGCCTCTGCTCCACTGGGAAGACTTTGCTCTACAGTTTGGAAGTATTGATAGTGAATTGTTTTTGATCTCTCCTGGCGTGCTGACGTTGCTTCCACAGACAGTTACGAACTGTTgttttgtgcatatgtgtgtctTAAACATACAAATGTATGAAATGTGTATGCCGATGTATTTCTCTGTTTCTAATATACAACTAATATTTTCACAAAGTTCCTGTAGATTTTAATTTGCTGACAACCTTAGGCCAAATAAATAGAAGTAGTGCTGGGGTCATGGATGTCAGTATCACTGCTCGTTGGAGAGTGGTTTTCTTAAATAGATGAAAATGGAAACTCCTCTTGTATCCATGCACACAGCAGTGCAGAAGGTATACCTTATGAAGTGGTAGGTGCGTGTGCTCACCTCTGTCATTCAGGCTGGCCCTAACAGCGGCATCATACTGCTCCGCATCAGACATCCCTGCGGTGTACGGGTGTTGGTAGAGAGGCTGTGGGTATGGACCGGTGTGAGGCTGCCCATCACTCGAAGGGTAATAGTGCGGGTTGTACCTCCCACTGGGCCCTAGAACATCCcacacagagatacacacaGTCACCAACATGCAAACAGAACACAGAGCTGGTGCcttgcaaaacacacacatacacacccgaGGAGTTGTAGTACACATGGGAAGGTCGACTGGATGTCACAAAATCTAGGAAAGAAAGCCCATAATTACAACTTAATCatgtctgtacacacacactaggGCTGCATGACATATCAAACCAAGACTGGCTGCTtgtgtttttacttttgttgtgTAGCAATATTTCAGCTTCAGATGGACTGAAGAGGAGTACAAATATGCAGTCAAGTTGCTGAAGCAACACCACAAATTTGTATCTGGACCTAAAATATGccatttatatccagcagttACTTTTCAGAAGTTCCTGTATGTAGTACATCTTTCATCAAATGTACACgtcttttaagaaaaaaatctttcttatttattttttaacattttcagtgaTGCAAAGACTTTTTGTGATTAATTTAGTAAAATAATGTACTTTGAAAGCACTGGGTATTTCAAGTTTCTATAAGTAGTtcgtatgtttcactttgaaattaaaaatgttgttaTAGTTGATCTCAGTTATTGTAATACGTgtaatcatgcagccctaacacacacacacacacacacaaacatcaaatAAACCATGCTTTTTTATCACAGTTTCTGtccaacatacacacagtgtacaATAGACACCTGCACATGTCTTCATGACTTTCTTCAGAGGCCCAGCTGTGTACAGTAGTCCCACCAGGATTCCTGCCAGGTGTCCCACAAATGACGTCCTACaacaaatgcagaggaaaacGTGTGTGCTTGCTTAAAGCACAGACTGTAATTTTCAGTTTCAAActtctcacacgcacacaaagtTCCTGATGATGTCAGCTGTAATTATGAATATGAGCACCTgcatgaacaaacacacacatgtgcacgcacacacacacacacacacacacacacataataacaGAGCAAAAGGAGTGGTGCCCTATGAAATACAATTTTGTCCATggttcttcctctctctctctctctctctctctctctctctcacacacacacacacacacacacacacgcacacactgttTTGTCCTCTTTGTTTCCGAAGTTTCTGCTTCAACTCACCCTGGTGACATGATGTGGATTAGCACTAGCTCTACCCAGCATGCATAGCGGTTGGAAACAAGAAAGCCCATGACATGGGTGACTcctccagggtggtagtaattATTTACTACTTTAAGGCCAAATAACACCCCTGGAGAACAAGAAAACACAGGGATTATTACACATATTGGAAATAAATCTAGTACCACGGTAGAGAGTATTTCTCATCTTGCGTAAGTAAGTGGGAGAATTAACTAGATCACCGATTACAATTCTTTAAAGCACTATCTGCATTGGTTTGGTGGGGAATGTGGTCAGGTTTGTGATAGATGTGTGTGGTCTGTCAATTTATACTTTTTCAAAAATAACAGCATCAAAAATCTGTCAGAAATTGTTACACACAAATGGGGAGTTAGTTTCTCCTCTCCATGATACAGATAAGGAGAGCTGTAAATCCTGTACACATGCTGTAGGataatacactgctcaaaaaataaagggaacaccataacaacacaatgtaactccaagtcaatcacaaactgtccacttaggaaacaacactgacattttcacatgctgttatgcaaatggaatagacaacaagtGGAAATTATTGCCAATTaccaagacatccccaataaaggtgttcctatgctttctggctgactTTTGAACGCTGGCGGTGCTTGTcacagtgattgtcacatgtgatacacagcagcacagcacacggtgcacacagtggaatttgtcctctgcatttatcctgcagtgggcagccatgacaggcacccagggagcagtgtgtggggacggtgctttgctcagtggcacctcagtggcaccttggcagatcgggattcgaaccgggtgatagtagcctagtggttaacacactcgcctatgaaccggaagacccaggttcaaatcccacttagtaccattgtgtccctgagcaagacacttaaccctaaattgctccagggggactgtccctgtaactactgattgtaagtcgctctggataagtctgATATCTGCGGTAAATGGATtagaacaggcaaccttctgattacagggccgcttgcttaaccgctaggccaccactgccccagttgcaTGAGACAAGTTTACAAGcaacacaagtggctcaggtagtgcagctcatccaggatggcacatcaatgtgagctgtgacAAGAagttttgctgtgtctgtcagtgtagtgtgaTGGAAAtgccaggagacaggccagtacatcaggagacgtggagtgGAGGAGgacgtaggagggcaacaacccagcagcaaccctccacctttgtgcaaggaggaaccggaggagcactgccagagcctgcAAAAGAACCTCAGCAGGCCACAAAGGTGCAAGGACATTACATCCAAGTTGGATCAGACTGTGActtcaaatccagacctccatgggttgagtttttgttgtcagcacattcaactatgtaaaaaacaaagtatttaatgagAGTGGCCTGCTGAGgttctctgaaggtaaaaggaaaacattcatctag is part of the Denticeps clupeoides chromosome 19, fDenClu1.1, whole genome shotgun sequence genome and harbors:
- the rhbdd1 gene encoding rhomboid-related protein 4 isoform X2, which translates into the protein MMQRRHRGSNLGLILLASQIFQIGLDNIPPVTLATLGVNVYLFLFPAAPLLSACVSVQTAYWHRDWRRLILSPFHHVDDWHLYFNMASLLWKGIKLERRLGGAWFAYLLSVFSLLTGSMYLLLEAVLTEVTGDGSYSMQCAVGFSGVLFGLKVVNNYYHPGGVTHVMGFLVSNRYACWVELVLIHIMSPGTSFVGHLAGILVGLLYTAGPLKKVMKTCADFVTSSRPSHVYYNSSGPSGRYNPHYYPSSDGQPHTGPYPQPLYQHPYTAGMSDAEQYDAAVRASLNDRGGRQTYGFRVASDPNLEEIRQRRLQRFATER
- the rhbdd1 gene encoding rhomboid-related protein 4 isoform X1 yields the protein MVLSSSATPGQTLPSHFTLLMMQRRHRGSNLGLILLASQIFQIGLDNIPPVTLATLGVNVYLFLFPAAPLLSACVSVQTAYWHRDWRRLILSPFHHVDDWHLYFNMASLLWKGIKLERRLGGAWFAYLLSVFSLLTGSMYLLLEAVLTEVTGDGSYSMQCAVGFSGVLFGLKVVNNYYHPGGVTHVMGFLVSNRYACWVELVLIHIMSPGTSFVGHLAGILVGLLYTAGPLKKVMKTCADFVTSSRPSHVYYNSSGPSGRYNPHYYPSSDGQPHTGPYPQPLYQHPYTAGMSDAEQYDAAVRASLNDRGGRQTYGFRVASDPNLEEIRQRRLQRFATER